In Plasmodium vinckei vinckei genome assembly, chromosome: PVVCY_06, the genomic window atttgaaattGGCATTTTTCAATGGAGGAACCATTTCCATTATTCCTATAATATAGATTTACGCCACTAATAGTCGTCGTActataatatttgaaaCCGTTGTTAGTTGTAGCATAGTATTTTAAAAGATCTACAGCTTGGTCCATAGATGCTGttgctttttttatttctgtGGGATTATTGCATAATAGgtgcttattttttttatatattctatccaatttatatgaaacaggaatatatctatttttaatttcgaaagaaaaaacaaatatatttataaaataccATTTTGTGATTAATCATATGCATGCGTATATTTCTTATAATAGTACATGTAatccatatttatatattgtcATATTTTCTTACGTAATATAAGGTGAAGGAGAGTTAGTTGAATCAACTTGGGGTAAAACCATTTCAAATGGAGTTGCTTTAGATGGTCCAGCTTCAAATGGAGTTACTTCAGATGATACGCCTTCAAATGGAGTTGTTTTTAATCGAGCTCTATTGGATCGAAGCCTTTTGGGTCGAAGCCTTTTGGGTCGAATCGTTCCGGATGAAGATGTTTCTGATATATCTTTTAGGTGTGGAATTGCTTGGGATaaagttatttttattcgaATCGCTTTGGGCTGAGTCGGTTCGTATGAAGCAGCATTGTCTGCTATATACTCGGTTGTAAGGACTTTATTGTTCAGACATCcgaacaaaattaaaacaaaaaaaaattttttaacatatccattattcatttttcaaattgaTAAATAACGTAGTAAAAACtattgcattttttaaaaatcaaaaactcgaaaaaatatgctaTTTTAATTACAATCGAAgcaaattatttttgaaaaaataaaaaaaaattctcatttaaaaaaatataaaaatattatttaaacgataaatttatataatgatttaatttacatattttatctgATTACCAGAcataatatactttttatt contains:
- a CDS encoding fam-a protein, which produces MNNGYVKKFFFVLILFGCLNNKVLTTEYIADNAASYEPTQPKAIRIKITLSQAIPHLKDISETSSSGTIRPKRLRPKRLRSNRARLKTTPFEGVSSEVTPFEAGPSKATPFEMVLPQVDSTNSPSPYITYIPVSYKLDRIYKKNKHLLCNNPTEIKKATASMDQAVDLLKYYATTNNGFKYYSTTTISGVNLYYRNNGNGSSIEKCQFQIYNPDKYDDIINTLWDPNGPRKFDRSLINGKAVRLYNRNLLMMLRLYKNDMLLSERYFYALAKKVHISEDTTIIVMASGNVNDSNPYTSKLYVNKIVNNINSFKTSVDNDNDIMTGNYKRSFVNLSGFLIKKKNDHVDVTFVNSMDFNIMIPIKMFIRDANMQALMNVIAMKHYFNRK